The DNA segment TGGTCTTCCCGCAGTACCTCCAGCGGAAGGACGGGACGCGCGTTCCCCTCGCGCGGCCCGGCATCGACACCGGGAGCGGGCTCGAGCGCCTCGCCTCCGTGGTCCAGGGCGTCGGGAGCATCTTTGAGACCGACATTCTCCGACCGGTGGTCGATGCGGTGCGGGACGAGGTCGAGAACGCGGGCGGCGCGCGCCCGAGCGGCCCGGTCGGCACGGAGCTCGCGGTTGTCGCCGACCACGCGCGCGCCGCGACGTTTGCGATCGCGGAGGGCATCCTGCCGTCGAACGAGGCGCACGGGTACGTGGTCAGGCGGCTCGTGCGCCGGGCCGTGCGCCGCGGGCTCTCGCTCGGGATCAAGGGGCCGTTCGTGTACCGCGTGGGCGGCGTCGTGGTCGAAACGATGAAGGGCGCCCATCCGCATCTGGCGGCCAAGCGTGAGCACATCGCGCTCGTCCTGAAGTCGGAGGAGGAGCGGTTCGACGCGACCATCGCGCAGGGCACGGCGGTGTTCGAGGAGATCGCCGAGTCGGTGAGGGGGTCGGGGGCGACGACGATCCCCGGCGAGCGGGCGTTCGCGCTGTACGACACGTACGGGTTCCCGCTGGACCTCACGGAGGAGATGGCGCGCGAGCGCGGGCTGTCCGTGGACACGGCCGGCGCGGCGGCCGCGATGAAGGCGCAGAAGGAGCGGGCGCGGCGGGCATCGGCGTTCGCCGGCGCGGCCGGAGAGCGGGCGGCGTGGCGCGGCGCGAGCCGTCCGGGAACCGACTCGGTGTTCGTCGGCGGGGACCTCGGCGCGTCCGTCGGACCCGAGGCAGAGGAGGCCGTGGGGCCGCTGCTGTCGGATCCGGTGGAGACCGAGGTCGTGGCCGTTCGGGCGGGGCGGACGCCGGGGGACACGGAGTTCGTGGTGACGCGCACGCCGTTCTACGCGGAGGCAGGCGGGCAGGTGTCGGACGCGGGGCGCGTCGAGGCCGCGGGGGCCGCGGCAGACGTCGTGAACGTCTCCCTCGAGGACGGCCGCGCGGTGCACGTCGCGCGAGGCCTCGCGGCTGACTTCGGTGGCGCGTCCGTGCGCCTCCGGGTGGACCTCGCGAGGCGCCGGAGGACCGAGAAGAACCACACGGCGACGCACCTCCTGCAGGCCGCCCTCCGCCGAACGCTCGGCGACCACGTGCACCAGTCGGGCTCCTGGGTTGGGCCCGACCGCCTGCGTTTCGACTTCACGCACTTCTCGGCGCTCACCGAGACGGAGACCGCGCTCGTTGAGGACACGGTGAACGCATGGATCAGGAGCGACCTGGCGGTGCGTCCCGAGGAGACAGCGATCGACGACGCGCTGAGTCGTGGGGCGATGGCCCTCTTCGGCGAGAAGTACGGCGAGCGGGTGCGCTGCGTGTCGGTCGGCGGTGTGAGCCTCGAGCTGTGCGGCGGGACCCACGTCAGGCGAACCGGCGAGATCGGCTCGTTCTCTGTCATCTCGGAGACGAGCGTGGCATCCGGCGTCCGGAGGATCGAGGCGGTCACCGGGGTCGAGGCGGTCCGCCGCGCCCGGCTGCTGGCGGCCTCGGGCAAGCGGGTCGCCGAGGCCCTGCGGACGACACCGGATGCGGCGGCGGCGCGCGCCGAGGAGCTCATTGCCGAGATCGCGTCGCTCAGGAAGGACGCCGCCCGCGCGCGGCTGCGGGCGTCTGGCGAGGGGATGGCGTCCATCGCGGGGGGCGCGCGCGACGTGGCGGGGGTGCGGGTTGTCGCGGCCCGCGTCGATGCCGCGGACGTCCCTTCGCTTCGCGAGCAGGCGGACCGCCTCCGCGACGCTCTGGGGAGCGGCGTGGGCGTGCTCGGCGCGGAGATCGACGGGACCGCCGTGGTCATCGCGGTCGTGAGCGACGACCTCGCGGACGCGAAGCGGCTTGCGGCCGGCGACGTGGTCCGTGAGGCGGCCGCGCTCATGGGCGGGCGAGGCGGGGGCAAGCCCCGGCTCGCGCAGGCCGGCGGCGGCGACCCGGCGAAGCTCGGCGGGGCGCTGGAGTCGGTGTACCAGGTGGTGGAGCGCCTCCTTGGGCGCTAGGCCCGACGCGGGGCCGCGGAGGGACTGCATGGCCGGCGGGGGAGCGGTGTGGGGGCGCCTCATGCGCGGGATCGAGACGCTGGGCGCGCTCTATCTCGTCCTCCTGGATCCCGACGGCCGCGCTCCGGAGAACAGCGCGCGCCTCGCCGCGAGCGCGGAGGCCGCGGGAGCCGATGCCGTCCTCGTGGGCGGAAGCCTGTCGCTTCGCGGACGCGTCGCCGAGTGCGTCCGCGCGGTGAAGGGTCGCGTCGGCATCCCCGTGATCATCTTCCCCGGGAACGCCGGCTTCGTGGTCCCGGACGCCGACGCCATCCTGTTCCTGTCGCTCGTGAGCGGGCGGAACCCGGAGCTTCTCATCGGCGAGCACGTGCGGTCGGCGCCGGCGATCCGCGAACTGGGGATCGAGCCCATCCCGACGGCGTACCTCCTCGTGGAGAGCGGCTCGACGACGTCGGTGGAGTTCATGAGCGGCACGCGCCCGCTTCCGAGGACCAAGCCCGACATCGCGATGGCGCACGCTCTGGCCGCCCAGTACCTCGGCATGCGCCTCGCCTTCTTCGACGCCGGGAGCGGAGCCCGCGATCCCGTGCCGGCGGAGATCGTGGCGGCGGTGTCGTCCTTCGTGGACATCCCGGTCATGGTCGGCGGAGGCATCCGGTCGCCCGAAACGGCCGTGGAGCTCGTGCGCGCGGGCGCGAGGCTCGTCGTCACGGGAGACGTCATCGAGCGCACCGGCGACGTCTCGCTGCTGGAGGCCTTCGCGGCCGCGGTGCACGGCGCTGGGCGCCGGGCCGGCGGCGCGACGTTGCGGGAGGAGGGGTAGCCACATCCGAGCACTGGTCCTTTCGGGAGGGCGCGGCACGCGTCTGAGGCCGATCACGCACACGAGCGCCAAGCAGCTCGTGCCCATCGCCAACAAGCCCATTCTCTTCTACGGCCTCGAGGCCATCCGGGACGCCGGCATCGTCGACGTCGGCATCGTGGTGGGCGAGACACACCGCGACATCGAGGCGGCGGTGGGCGACGGGGCGCGGTTCGGACTGCGCGTCACATACATCAGGCAGGAAGCCCCCCTCGGCCTCGCGCACGCGGTCAAGATCTCCCGCGACTACCTTCGCGACGAGCCCTT comes from the Candidatus Effluviviaceae Genus I sp. genome and includes:
- the alaS gene encoding alanine--tRNA ligase, with protein sequence MSDRMSATQLRDAFIRFFKDRGHETVPSAPLIPKDDPTLLFTSAGMVPFKPHYLAERPPYRRAVSVQRCLRLSDLDEVGHTPYHATFFEMLGNFSFGDYFKREAIEWAWEFLTEVVRLPEHLLWVTVHADDEAAAELWKTAVGFPAERIVLLGDKDNFWGPAGDSGPCGPCSEIHYDMGPELGCGRPDCRPGCDCRRYFEVWNLVFPQYLQRKDGTRVPLARPGIDTGSGLERLASVVQGVGSIFETDILRPVVDAVRDEVENAGGARPSGPVGTELAVVADHARAATFAIAEGILPSNEAHGYVVRRLVRRAVRRGLSLGIKGPFVYRVGGVVVETMKGAHPHLAAKREHIALVLKSEEERFDATIAQGTAVFEEIAESVRGSGATTIPGERAFALYDTYGFPLDLTEEMARERGLSVDTAGAAAAMKAQKERARRASAFAGAAGERAAWRGASRPGTDSVFVGGDLGASVGPEAEEAVGPLLSDPVETEVVAVRAGRTPGDTEFVVTRTPFYAEAGGQVSDAGRVEAAGAAADVVNVSLEDGRAVHVARGLAADFGGASVRLRVDLARRRRTEKNHTATHLLQAALRRTLGDHVHQSGSWVGPDRLRFDFTHFSALTETETALVEDTVNAWIRSDLAVRPEETAIDDALSRGAMALFGEKYGERVRCVSVGGVSLELCGGTHVRRTGEIGSFSVISETSVASGVRRIEAVTGVEAVRRARLLAASGKRVAEALRTTPDAAAARAEELIAEIASLRKDAARARLRASGEGMASIAGGARDVAGVRVVAARVDAADVPSLREQADRLRDALGSGVGVLGAEIDGTAVVIAVVSDDLADAKRLAAGDVVREAAALMGGRGGGKPRLAQAGGGDPAKLGGALESVYQVVERLLGR
- a CDS encoding geranylgeranylglyceryl/heptaprenylglyceryl phosphate synthase; the encoded protein is MRGIETLGALYLVLLDPDGRAPENSARLAASAEAAGADAVLVGGSLSLRGRVAECVRAVKGRVGIPVIIFPGNAGFVVPDADAILFLSLVSGRNPELLIGEHVRSAPAIRELGIEPIPTAYLLVESGSTTSVEFMSGTRPLPRTKPDIAMAHALAAQYLGMRLAFFDAGSGARDPVPAEIVAAVSSFVDIPVMVGGGIRSPETAVELVRAGARLVVTGDVIERTGDVSLLEAFAAAVHGAGRRAGGATLREEG